The genome window taatacaccaacacccagaggtaggtttatttcctatctgaaggcgaggaaaatgatcgcaaaagggtgcatttatcatattgtgcgagttagagatgcagatgctgagatacctacacttcagtctattcccgtagtcaaagagtatgcagatgtgtttccagatgagcttccaggtattcctccagagcgagagattgattttagcatcgatttgcttccaggaactcaaccaatatccgtccctccgtatagaatggcacctggcgaattgaaggagttgaaggagcagttaaaagatttgttggagaaaggttacatcaggcccagtacctcaccttggggtgcaccagtactatttgtgcggaagaaagacggctcgctgaggatgtgtatcgattataggcagctgaacaaggtaactattaagaataagtatccacttccaaggatcgatgacttgtttgatcagttgcagggggctagatgcttttcaaagatagatttgaggtcggggtaccaccaggtcagagttcgggaaaaagatattcggAAGACAGCCTTccggacccgatatggccacttcgagttccttgtcatgtccttcgggttgactaatgcacccgctgtatttatggacttgatgaatagcctattccggccatttttagatctattcgtgatagtatttattgatgatattttggtttattcccgttcagaggatgagcatgtgaaccacctgcgagcggtatttcaaaccctccgtgatcgtaagttgtatgctaagttttctaaatgtgagttctggttgaagtctgtagcattctcggggcatattgtatcagatgaagggataaaggtggacactaagaagattgaggccgtgaaatcttggcctagacctaccactccgacagaggttcgtagctttctaggcttagcaggatactatcggaggtttgtagagggtttttcttccctttcggcaccattgacgaagttgacacagaaagaaactaagtttcaatggacagaggcttgcgagcggagtttccaagagcttaagaacaggttgacctcagctccagttctaacacttccagagggtctagagggttatgccgtgtattgtgatgcatcaggtgtcgggttaggatgtgttctgatgcaacatgggaaggtaattgcgtatgcttcaaggcagttgaggaagcacgagaggaattatccgacctacgacctcgagttagctgcggttgtccatgcacttaagatatggcggcattatttatatggtattcatgttgatgtatttactgatcataaaagcctacaatatatcttcaagcagaaagagttgaatttgcgacagaggcgatggcttgagttattaaaagattacgatgttaatattctctaccatccagggaaagctaatgttgtagcagatgcattaagtcgctgatgtatgggtagcttagcacatgtagagcccaagaaaagacaattagctagagagattcatcaattgtctttgttgggggttcggttagtagattctgaggatggtggagttgtactccaaaacactacaaaatcatccctcatagcggaagtcaaggaaaggcagtacgaggacccagagttggtcgagctgagagagcgagttccacagcagaagaagccactgttagagctaaaggtagatggggttctcagatataggggtagtttgtgtgttccagatgtagcagggctacgagacaggattatgtcagaggcacattattcatggtattccatccatcctgggtcgacgaagatgtatcatgacattaaggatgtgtactggtggaatgatatgaagaagaacattgctgagtttgtcgcccaatgtactagttgccagcaagtgaaggtagagcaccagaagcctggagggctaatgcagactatagagatcccgacatggaaatgggaggcgataaacatggactttatcacgggtttacctcgttctaatcgtaagttcgattccatatgggtgatagtcgataggctcacgaaatcagctcacttcctaccggtcagatctacatatacagcagaagattatgcaaagttatatattaaggagatagtgcggctacacggactaccagtttctattatatctgaccgtggggctcagtttacagcacatttttggaggtcatttcagagaggtctagggactcaggtgaatctcagcacagcttttcatccacagactgatggacaagccgagcgcacaattcaaacgctcgaggatatgttacgagtatgtgtgttggattttaaaagaagttgtgatgaacatctacctcttgtcgagtttgcatataataacagtcaccactccagtattcagatgactccgtacgaggctttatatgggcgtaagtacagatctcctatagggtggtttgatgttggggaatttgggttatatgggccagacctggttcaacaggccatagagaaagtaaagcttatccgggagcgactgttgacagctcagagtcgtcagaagtcatattctgacgtccggcgatgagacttagagttcaggattaatgactgggtattcttaaaggtatcacctatgaagggcgtgatgaggtttggcaagaaaggcaagcttagcccacggtatattgggccttataggatcattcggagagtgggccaagtagcttatgagttagagttgccctcagaattggagtctgtccatccggtttttcacatatctatgctacggaagtgcattggcgatcctacccgagtggtgcccatggatgatgtacagattatagaggacgtgtcatacgaggaaattccagttgccatcctagaccgacaaatccgcaatctacgaaataaggaggttgcttccgtaaaggttttatggaggagcaagaatgtagaagagatgacgtgggaatcggaggaagaaatgaagtctaaatacccccacctatttcaaactgaagatatggctcgagatgggatgctacaacacaactctattcaggctagcaggtcatcaggtaagcttttgtttttcacttttagtatttatgatttacggttggtgaggcaaagtgttgctatctataaacattggccatgtgtggcatgcatagtatgttttctggctacgtacaggatggttttaacctagtgtacgaaggatactctggcaaaagtttccaaagtctctaagagtaaacattcgagggtgaatgttcccaaggggggagtgatgttacaccctatatttttgtacgtaaaaatgcgtcgtaagcaaactaatgtaggaccaaaaatgagataatatttaaaagtatataaagtaagttaatcatgttacctatgaggttacaaatattgaagatcatgaacaacaagtacaaagagggttggacagttcagaagctaaagcaattgtataaaacaatgtttcgtcgaaagtcgacaagttgggaatgttataacatgtacctttggggtgagactagggtgattaacatgataaggagattatgttatgatttatattagtcgtatgacatccgtgtgttatgttttaatgtcaagcgagttgtggaacaaaagtcgatgaaagtcatcacaagttacactcataagttttactgaaactttgggtaaAATATAACtgaaattttctcccaatatacttagagttatggggtgttccacccatcaaattaaagatctatgagtctattttccaatgcattaaaccgtttctcaatatgacatcggagtaatgagatatgggcatttttgcgatactgcgcaagctgctaggtgacaagtaggtgtgtcacctacttgcttaaatgaaaacccaaaaatgggccatttcgggtcgtccaaagaggccttttaagggcatattttcttcatatattagacttaaaatagagcataataaccagacataagctctgcaaagaatcctcccaaaaatttcccacaaaccctaattgattttctctccctttcaagttccaattggaggtaaaacctagagtttgatgaaccaagataagagctgagttatccaacaaataaggtgagtttactgctctatttcatccaatttttcttctgtaaattcatggtaagtcgttctatacttgtaagaactcacgggacggtgatcggaagccgtgagttcgagttattcacttgtagcggactgttttgtggactgttttgtgttgctgttgggctgcgtgttttactactattttgtggagttttggaggaggaagggggtgtagaaacaccatataaatgtagggtggttggctggtcgttcgtcataacattttcgggtcgtttgacactactacggtggtcgttttgtgtatgaagagattggggtgtgttgggctgttttgtagtatttgatggtgtatatagggctggaaaatgatgtatatatgttgtcattgttctgttcttgtattgttggtgttatcttgaatttggaggaagtaaggattataggggagatgctgcccgttttaatacaaaataagtttgtcgttcgttgtgcgatagttgtaactttcgtaacttaacgatagtattattatcattcttgtagattaaggtgcgaagaggtgagttcaacttggtgattggaaagattgtgataaggtatgttaaggctaagccttccttcattttggcatgatctcgtagctacatgtgttagtaatgagacaaaaagagaagttcatattcatgaatttattcacactattctagtctcataagttacaatattattccttatcgagactctatattcaattttagtattgtcttcttccagtcaagagagaagcaagcctatatatacagtattacagtattttcattaccatcgagctataatcgatgggcaggcccctattgggcaacctctgatcagatggaaagttatatatcgagcctactgtggccgagcgtcTATGAgagagcccagcatggtcgagatacatagcctagtatggctgagcgcctatgagcgagcctactatggcagagcaattatatataccgagccttataaggccgtacaattattttacttactatattgaaggagtttagtcactatcagcaggtaagtatatctccagatcatctttgactcccagttacttctagttattatattatcagttcagtttcgattttcagttatgttattgccttacatactcggtacattatttcgtactgacgtcccttttccggggacgctgcatttcatgcatgcaggttcagatagacagacgagtaaacctcctcagtaggtgtttccagagtttagcctgatcggtaagctccacatccttcggagttatcgggtctaggtttttgtgtgcatcttatgtatgtatttatatatataatatgggtaggttcggggccctgttccgatcacaatacatctatcagtagaggcttgtagacatatcatgttggttagtgcagtatgttgggtttgtaggcctggtatgtatatttgatggtttgtcagctgtagtagctatggacggccttgtcggcctagctttatattgatgtttagttagcgctagtttccattcagttttatattttgcttcgcaaattgtcttgcaaggtggccctatggccaaagtatgacattatatgttcagagtcccttagtcgcaatttggtacgccaggttaggtgaggcaccgggtgcttgtctcgctcctaggttcggggcgtgacagaactgatcccaagaagcACTGACATTCATACCGCaagtgcgaagcatatcctctaatatcggaatagtgcgctcggactgtccgtccgtctagaggtgaaatgatgtactcaactcaacccgcctacctaactcacattgtatagccctccagaagtgtgaggtgaactgcgtacctcgatcagatatgatggacacaggcacaccgtgaagacggacgatctcgcagatgtagatctcagctaaccgtTGTGAAGAATCGGTAATTGCCGcaggaatgaaatgtgccaacttggtcaacctgtacATAATGACCCATACCACGTCGAACTTCTTCTTAGTCCGTAGGAGAcgaacaacaaaatccatagtaatacgctcccacttccactcaggaatctccagcCTCTAATGCTtgtactttacttgttgacaattcagacacggagctacatatgcaactatatccttcttcatcctcctccaccaataattctCCCACAAGTtgtgatacatcttggcggcacctggatgaatagaatactgggaactatgggcctcctcaaaaatcaactcacgaagcccatccacattaggcgcACAAATCCCACCCTGCATCTGCAAAACCCCATAATCACCAATGGTATACTGTTTGGCACTGCCGTgacgcactgtgtccttaagaacaTGCAAATGaaggtcatcatattgacgctctctgatgcactcatataaggaagaccgagagactatgcaagctagaacacgactgggctccaaaatatctaacctcacgaactgattgaccaaagcctgaacatctgatacaagtggcctctcaccaactagaatatacgcaaggctacccatactcacagcctttctactcaaggcatcggccacctcattggccttcctgggatgatacaaaatggtgatatcatagtctttcaaccacctcctctgcctcaagttgagatccttctgcttgaacaaatattgtagactctgatgatccgtgaatacctcacatgacatgccgtaaagatagtgcctccaaatcttcagcgcatgaacaatggctgccaactctaagtcatgaacagggtaattcatctcgtgaaccttcagctaccacgacgcgtatgcaatcaccctgccatcctacatcaatactACATCGAGCCCTGCATGAGATGCATTACAATACACCTTGTaggatcctaaacctgtgggcaacaccaacactggcgccgtagtcaaagtagtcttgagattctgaaagctcagctcacactcatcagaccacctaaacggagcacccttctgcaTCAATCTAGTCCATGgagatgctatggatgaaaaaccctccacgaaccggcgctAATAACccgctaaacctaggaaactccggatctctgtagctgaagtaggtctaggccagttttaagctgcctcaatcttcttaggatccacctttatgccatctaccgatacaacatgccacAAAAAGGCGACCGAGTCTAacaaaaactcacactttgaaatcttggcatataactgactatctctcagagtatgaagtacaatccgaagatgttgctcatgctcctcttgactaccggagtagatcaagatatcatcaatgaatacaatcacaaaagaatccaaatagggcttgaatacccagttcatcaaatctataaatgatGCTAgggaatttgtcaacccaaatgacatcactaggaactcataatgtccataccgagtctgaaaagttgtcttagggacatcggatgacctaatcttcaactgatgatagccaaacctcaaatcaatcttcaaaaacactttGGAACCTtggagctgatcaaataagtcatcaatcctcgacaacggatacaaataagtcatcaatccttgatagtgaccttgttcaactgccgatagtctatacatatcctcatcaacccatctttcttcttcatgaacAATAGAGGCGCACCCTAGGACGAGACcataggtctaatgaatcccttatcaagaaaatattgcaactgctccttcaattccttcaactctggcggggtcatacggtatggtggaatagaaatgggctgaatgcCCAGAGGTAAAttaatatagaagtcaatatttctgtcgggtggcatccccgatagatctgcaggaaatacctttggaaactcacgcacaactagtactgaatccatggaaggaacctccgcaatCGAGTCACGAACATAGTCCAAATAAGCCAGACATCCTCTCGACCATACGTTGAGCTTTGACATAAGAAATacccctgctggtagaatggccaaaagtccctctccactctaatcgaggaaatcccgacatggctaaggtcaccgtcttggcgtgacaatccaatatagcatgataaggtgacagccaatttatacccaagataacatcaaagtctaccatataaagaagtaggagatctatactagtctcaaaactcccaatagtaatcacacacgagctGATAGACAAGATCTACAACGATAGAATTTCCCACAGGcttggacacatacacaggagcactcaaagaatcacgaggaacaactagatatgaagcaaaataagatgacacgtaggaataagtagagtccggatcaaatagaattgaagtatctctatggaaaactggaacaacaCTTGTGATAtcggcgtcagatgactcagcctcaggtctagctgggaaagcataaaatcggggatgGGCCCCACCACTTTGACCTACGTCTCTAGGATGGCCTCTATTTGGATGGCCTCCatctctaacagcctgacctccacctctaatagcccgACCTCCAca of Nicotiana tomentosiformis chromosome 7, ASM39032v3, whole genome shotgun sequence contains these proteins:
- the LOC138895429 gene encoding uncharacterized protein, which gives rise to MTVTQYETRFVDLAPHAIILLPTERERVVRFIDGLTFTIRLQMAKETGDDITFQRAVDIARRIEMCGDTGHIRRFCQRFLGSMPQHSSRAMVPSPIDPPPTQPARGRGQGTKGGGQTVRCGGRAIRGGGQAVRDGGHPNRGHPRDVGQSGGAHPRFYAFPARPEAESSDADITSVVPVFHRDTSILFDPDSTYSYVSSYFASYLVVPRDSLSAPVYVSKPVGNSIVVDLVYQLVCDYYWEF